One part of the Microaerobacter geothermalis genome encodes these proteins:
- a CDS encoding GerAB/ArcD/ProY family transporter, whose product MLENGKIGVSQFKILTLIFTIGSSILVAPSGLAEQAKQDAWIAAIIGLGIGLLFVWLYIKLGTIYPELTLIEYNEMILGKWLGKTVSLLFISYFFILASLLLREIGDFLTTQIMPETPIQAIQIIFAMIVMMGARLGLETITRSAEILFPWVIGLFLLLTFFVSPQLEFLKIQPVLEGGFKPILKAAFPFLGLPFLELVVFLMIFPYVDNIKKAGKAFLIGTSLGAVVIVTVVMMSILVLGVDITARHYYPSYALAKKINIGDFLQRVEAIMAALWFITIYFKLTICFYASVLGLSQVLKLKVYRPLILPSGMILVMLSLVASPNIIYFQTFVSKIWTPYSLTYGLFLPILLLIIGKWRGQW is encoded by the coding sequence AAATCGGAGTGAGCCAATTTAAGATCCTAACCCTTATTTTCACGATTGGCAGTTCCATTTTGGTTGCTCCAAGCGGCCTTGCGGAACAAGCAAAACAGGATGCATGGATAGCCGCCATCATCGGATTAGGGATCGGCTTGTTATTCGTGTGGTTATACATAAAACTGGGAACTATTTACCCAGAACTGACTCTTATTGAGTATAATGAGATGATTTTAGGTAAGTGGCTGGGAAAAACCGTTTCTCTTCTCTTTATCAGCTATTTCTTTATCCTCGCCTCCCTTTTACTAAGGGAAATCGGAGATTTCTTGACCACTCAGATTATGCCTGAGACACCCATTCAGGCGATTCAGATCATTTTTGCAATGATTGTGATGATGGGTGCAAGATTGGGATTAGAAACAATAACCCGATCCGCAGAAATTTTATTTCCATGGGTGATCGGACTTTTTTTGCTTCTCACCTTTTTTGTTTCCCCGCAATTAGAGTTTCTAAAGATACAACCTGTCTTGGAGGGCGGGTTTAAGCCGATACTGAAAGCTGCTTTCCCTTTTCTTGGTCTTCCTTTTTTGGAGCTGGTGGTTTTTCTTATGATCTTTCCATACGTAGATAACATAAAAAAAGCAGGGAAAGCTTTTCTCATTGGAACCTCACTTGGGGCCGTTGTCATCGTTACAGTTGTCATGATGAGCATTCTTGTTCTTGGAGTAGACATTACAGCCAGACACTATTATCCCAGCTATGCTCTAGCAAAAAAAATTAATATCGGCGATTTTCTGCAACGGGTAGAAGCAATAATGGCGGCTCTGTGGTTTATCACGATCTACTTTAAACTGACCATCTGCTTTTATGCTTCCGTTCTTGGCCTTAGTCAAGTGCTGAAGTTAAAAGTTTACCGTCCGCTGATTTTGCCTTCTGGCATGATATTAGTGATGCTCTCCCTGGTAGCAAGTCCAAACATCATCTATTTTCAAACGTTCGTATCAAAAATATGGACCCCCTATTCTTTAACCTATGGTCTTTTTCTACCGATCCTATTATTGATCATCGGAAAATGGAGAGGGCAATGGTAA